CATCCTTCTTCTGGTGGGAGGCCAACGTCTGTGCATGTCCCAACAGGCCAAAGCCTGTAATGTCAGTAGCACCATGGGCATTATATTTGTGCATCAAACGGGCGGCTGTGCGATTAAGGCGGGCCATCGAATTCATGGCTCGATGGTAGGCTTTGCGTACATCTTCCTCGGAAACGACCAACTTAATGCGATTCCAACGTTCGGGTTGGTCCAGCCATTGGTGGGCGTTTACCGCCACCTGTGTACCCAAAGGTTTGGTTAGCACCAAAACATCACCCACCACAGCATTGTCGGGAACAATATACTCATTGGGCTGGCATATTGTGGAGGCCACTCCGCCAATAGTGCACCAGGGGTTGACCACACTTTGTCCACCGGTAACTGTGGTGCCAGCCTCCAAGGCGGAATCTTTAAAGCCTCGCATTATCAGGGGAATCACCACATCGCGCTCCTTTTCAGTCATCTTTGTGCTAACGGCCAACAGCATTAGCATATTATCACAATCGGTGACACCCATGGCGTACAAATCGCTCAAAACATTGGCGCAAGCTATTTTACCCATCATATAGGGATCATCCACAATGGGGTAGAAAAAGTCCGTGGTCTGTACCAGACAAAGGCCGCCGTGACGCAATGGTATCACCGAACAATCTAGACCAATACCAATGCGCGGTATAGCCATATTCATGAATTGAGCATCTTGATCTTGCAGAGAGTAGTCCTGTTGCAGGGCCGACACTAATTTACCCAGAACCTCTTGGGGCACCTTGCAGCCACGACCCTTTAAATCAGCAAAACGTGTCAAACGGAATGTGGATTCCAAATCGTGAGCGGTGGGGTCAAAGGGACGCCTCAATTCAGCACCGTTGCCCCCCTGCAATTCCAAATGGGCAGAATTCAATACATCGGCCTGGTAACTCATGGTGTGTTATATTTCTTTTATatcactttgttgttgtttcacaaattttacaagtttttttttgttgacttggtcaaaattaatttgattttttgtacCAATAACTGGCGGGCGATTTAGAAACTCCACTGCTTGAAATATGTCGAATGGCGGCGCAACTTGGaatgaacaaaaattttttcttgtatTGGGCGAATATTGAATTCATATTCTCCCCGTCAACCAACACTACAACACAGTCTAGCCTACATGTACACGCCAAACTATGAGTGTGTGCGAAAACTCGATGGTGATTGGTCGATTAAGCAATGGCGGAATGAATCGGGAGCAAAGAATATTTCTCCCGCTGTGTTGCTGTTGTTTcgagaagaaaaagaagaacaaGCACACAAATACCAGAGTTGATTTTTCAAATGAGGCAATTGGTGGTTGTTTGAGTGCAACCCGAGTGTAAAAGTGTgtggaaataaaaaaacatgtggCTATGGCAAAATATACGCATTTTGGATGAtttctcaaaaaagaaaaacgttAACAATGGGATTTTCTACAGACTTGTAAAAACGTGAAAGGCACAAAGTCAATAATGCGTTCAGAGGAATTATATGacttaatttataaatttttgaggaa
The genomic region above belongs to Stomoxys calcitrans chromosome 5, idStoCalc2.1, whole genome shotgun sequence and contains:
- the LOC106095276 gene encoding inactive selenide, water dikinase-like protein, with amino-acid sequence MSYQADVLNSAHLELQGGNGAELRRPFDPTAHDLESTFRLTRFADLKGRGCKVPQEVLGKLVSALQQDYSLQDQDAQFMNMAIPRIGIGLDCSVIPLRHGGLCLVQTTDFFYPIVDDPYMMGKIACANVLSDLYAMGVTDCDNMLMLLAVSTKMTEKERDVVIPLIMRGFKDSALEAGTTVTGGQSVVNPWCTIGGVASTICQPNEYIVPDNAVVGDVLVLTKPLGTQVAVNAHQWLDQPERWNRIKLVVSEEDVRKAYHRAMNSMARLNRTAARLMHKYNAHGATDITGFGLLGHAQTLASHQKKDVSFVIHNLPVISKMAAVAKACGNMFQLLQGHSAETSGGLLICLPREQAAAYCKDIEKQEGYQAWIIGIVEKGNKTARIIDKPRVIEVPAKD